A genome region from Penicillium psychrofluorescens genome assembly, chromosome: 3 includes the following:
- a CDS encoding uncharacterized protein (ID:PFLUO_004169-T1.cds;~source:funannotate): MIYNLWLDRKQRYGAEEAIRLTVFEHSHLEMMTAAIQESQVDCDLTLVEGIDAYYDSNNFVEAILALDDMRKFAPHLASQYTVHTARDKIRALGCSERCIGAIGIPAASVWPYKMVTALLDKMVQENGLCVQSNTNVISVADTKDTNCAIVQTNRGAIKARNVVHATNGWMGHLVSEFRPYISPVRGNVIHQVIHSPVLSLKNSFWHRYAAKDWDYLIQRPKGDVVVGRANIGRRATGDDSQTDFCPQIHLRGVIAETHLCDQLSSEITHSWSGILGYTQDGAPFAGRLPFSEHTHQWVCGGYHGIGMIKAFRMAEMVARMIVGEDVTGEYPRSFLVTEQRMKKMKQSLCAKQNL; the protein is encoded by the coding sequence ATGATCTACAACTTATGGCTCGATCGCAAGCAGAGATATGGAGCGGAAGAAGCAATTCGGCTCACTGTCTTTGAGCATTCCCATTTGGAAATGATGACAGCTGCCATTCAGGAGAGTCAGGTTGATTGTGACTTGACTCTTGTCGAGGGCATCGACGCTTACTATGACTCGAACAATTTTGTCGAAGCCATTTTAGCTCTCGATGACATGCGAAAGTTTGCTCCTCATCTTGCAAGTCAATACACAGTCCACACAGCTCGAGACAAAATTCGCGCGCTTGGCTGCTCTGAAAGATGCATTGGAGCAATTGGCATCCCGGCAGCATCAGTGTGGCCTTATAAGATGGTGACTGCTCTTCTGGACAAGATGGTTCAGGAGAATGGACTCTGTGTACAGTCAAATACGAACgtcatctccgtcgccgaCACAAAGGACACTAATTGCGCTATTGTTCAGACAAATCGCGGCGCCATCAAGGCAAGAAATGTTGTTCATGCGACAAATGGCTGGATGGGTCATCTCGTTTCGGAGTTTCGACCATACATTTCTCCTGTGAGAGGCAACGTCATTCATCAAGTAATTCATTCACCCGTTCTCAGTCTTAAAAATTCGTTCTGGCATCGTTACGCCGCAAAGGACTGGGATTACTTGATCCAACGTCCTAAGGGAGATGTTGTTGTGGGTCGGGCAAACATAGGCCGCCGAGCGACAGGCGATGATAGTCAAACGGACTTCTGCCCTCAAATTCATCTTCGCGGTGTTATTGCTGAAACGCATCTGTGTGATCAGCTTTCTTCTGAAATCACCCATTCATGGAGTGGAATTCTTGGGTACACTCAAGATGGTGCTCCGTTTGCCGGGAGGCTCCCATTCAGTGAGCACACTCATCAGTGGGTCTGCGGAGGATATCATGGTATCGGTATGATCAAGGCCTTTCGAATGGCTGAAATGGTAGCACGGATGATTGTAGGAGAGGATGTTACCGGGGAATATCCACGCTCATTCCTCGTTACCGAACAACggatgaagaaaatgaaacaaTCCCTATGTGCAAAACAGAATCTCTGA
- a CDS encoding uncharacterized protein (ID:PFLUO_004170-T1.cds;~source:funannotate), translated as MIFPTQILMIIAQTTAQELARVIPPTHRVLLTEPHSHFHHLFTFPRFAIVPGQEHKAFIPYSGIFSTVPNPAAHSVVQARVLSVKPHHVELDREWQGSKEIAFDYVVLATGTRLSQPAGMKADDKISSVEYLQRHQAEVQRSESIMIVGGGAVGVQMATDLKEYYPDKEVTVVQSRPRLMPNFHPQLHELIKERFDELGVRLITGSRVTIPSEGFPNNDGQFQLQLTNGTTESTDFVILATGQTPNNQMVADLTNSTLAGKSVVNPDNGFIRTRPTMQFMDKKYSNMFAIGDITDTGAQKAARPGSAQAAVVAKNIQAMIEGKAPSDTFVKGPGGIHLTLGMRYNVIFRNPDTAEGDLMTLIEDSVAKKT; from the exons ATGATCTTCCCAACGCAAATTCTGATGATTATTGCTCAGACTACCGCGCAGGAGCTGGCTCGAGTTATCCCTCCGACGCATAGA GTGCTTCTAACCGAGCCACATAGtcacttccaccacctttTTACCTTT CCTCGATTTGCAATTGTGCCCGGTCAAGAACACAAGGCCTTTATTCCATACAGCGGAATCTTTTCCACTGTGCCTAATCCAGCGGCCCACAGTGTAGTTCAAGCTCGCGTCTTGTCAGTTAAACCGCACCATGTGGAGCTAGACCGTGAGTGGCAGGGTTCAAAAGAGATTGCGTTTGATTACGTCGTTCTTGCAACTGGGACGCGCCTCTCCCAGCCGGCAGGTATGAAGGCCGACGACAAGATATCATCTGTCGAGTATCTCCAACGACATCAAGCCGAGGTCCAGCGATCTGAATCAATTATGattgttggtggtggtgctgtggGTGTTCAGATGGCAACCGATCTGAAGGAGTATTACCCTGACAAAGAAGTTACGGTGGTGCAGTCGAGGCCTCGCTTAATGCCCAATTTCCATCCCCAGTTGCATGAACTCATCAAAGAGCGATTCGACGAGCTCGGGGTCAGGCTAATCACTGGGTCTCGGGTAACCATCCCCTCTGAAGGTTTCCCTAATAATGACGGGCAGTTTCAATTGCAACTCACAAACGGCACGACTGAGTCCACGGATTTTGTTATTCTTGCGACTGGCCAAACACCGAACAATCAGATGGTTGCTGATTTAACCAATTCCACATTGGCGGGCAAGTCTGTGGTCAATCCAGACAATGGCTTTATTCGAACTCGACCAACCATGCAATTCATGGATAAGAAATACTCCAACATGTTCGCAATTGGCGATATCACCGACACTGGGGCGCAGAAAGCTGCCCGTCCAGGCTCTGCCCAAGCGGCAGTCGTTGCGAAGAACATTCAGGCCATGATAGAAGGCAAAGCTCCGTCAGATACATTTGTCAAGGGCCCTGGAGGAATTCATTTGACGCTAGGGATG CGATATAATGTTATTTTCCGAAACCCGGACACCGCTGAAGGTG ATTTGATGACACTGATCGAGGACTCAGTGGCCAAGAAGACATGA
- a CDS encoding uncharacterized protein (ID:PFLUO_004171-T1.cds;~source:funannotate) produces the protein MPGHLGQKVLKSFGLGDQSHSHHHHVSSDQQLPGRGVVNDDERGLSSPPNNGTYPRLAKLSDGSILSSFTRFPNHQHALRVARSTDGGRTFEDLAEVTRGAGDVDNMFLLEISPGTVLAAFRNHDLGPGGPTHFRITVCRSTDGGRTWGFVSQAAEKKAPLGIWEPFMRLGRRGEVQLTYSQEFAPDNQCTMLVVSHDQGSTWSRPICLHGERDRLRDGMNGIASTIDNGREALVMVIETTRYGSFNVEAIISYDDGASWHHRHEVFCPPRGHNAGSPQVASFADGSMAVVFMTDEDSAKVEWTKNAAIKVVFAGPPQDGHIQWSRPQLISPASSFWPGVMALDHHTVLATYDRGGPNAKTISWNPR, from the coding sequence ATGCCTGGACATCTTGGCCAGAAAGTCCTCAAGAGTTTTGGCTTGGGTGATCAGTCGCACtcccatcaccaccatgtctcgTCCGACCAGCAGCTTCCGGGCCGAGGCGTGGTCAACGACGACGAGCGTGGGCTGTCGTCGCCGCCCAATAACGGCACTTATCCCCGCCTGGCCAAGTTATCTGACGGATCGATCTTGTCGTCCTTCACACGCTTTCCGAACCACCAGCACGCGCTGCGCGTCGCAAGAAGTACTGATGGCGGTCGCACATTCGAAGACTTGGCAGAAGTGACGCGGGGCGCGGGCGATGTGGATAACATGTTCCTGCTGGAGATCAGCCCTGGAACTGTATTGGCGGCCTTTCGGAATCATGACCTGGGGCCCGGCGGTCCCACGCACTTCCGCATCACTGTCTGCCGATCTACGGATGGAGGTCGTACCTGGGGATTTGTATCGCAGGctgcggagaagaaagcgCCATTGGGGATCTGGGAGCCGTTTATGCGACTTGGACGTCGGGGTGAAGTTCAGCTCACATACTCCCAAGAGTTTGCGCCCGACAATCAATGCACCATGCTTGTCGTCTCTCATGATCAGGGGAGCACATGGAGTCGACCGATTTGCCTGCATGGTGAGCGAGATCGGTTGCGGGATGGGATGAACGGTATTGCATCCACTATCGACAACGGCCGTGAAGCACTAGTCATGGTCATTGAAACGACACGATACGGCTCCTTCAATGTTGAAGCTATCATCTCCTACGATGACGGGGCGAGCTggcaccatcgccatgaGGTCTTCTGCCCCCCACGAGGACACAATGCAGGATCTCCCCAGGTCGCGTCCTTCGCAGACGGCTCCATGGCAGTGGTGTTTATGACGGACGAGGACTCCGCCAAGGTGGAGTGGACAAAGAATGCAGCCATCAAAGTTGTGTTTGCCGGTCCACCACAAGATGGTCACATTCAGTGGAGTCGGCCACAGCTCATTTCTCCGGCGTCTAGTTTTTGGCCGGGTGTGATGGCCCTCGATCACCACACGGTGCTGGCCACTTATGACCGAGGTGGACCCAATGCCAAAACCATTAGTTGGAATCCACGGTAG
- a CDS encoding uncharacterized protein (ID:PFLUO_004172-T1.cds;~source:funannotate): MLTYLSWLGALAVLPRAFAYWPHLYFSEVASPSSNNEVKVHVETLYQFPNNGSWVSNLAFRPDGSLLFTRLDVPEVWLVNTTSGDASVAHSFSNATSCFGISEIEDDVFAVVIGNFSTKTYKPTPGSFSLQKLDFNNVNNGDEKEDDRISKLPAASEIAALPDAQALNGMTTLSRESNLVLIADSPKGAVWKVHTKSGNYSVALNHPTMLPAEGQALPLGVNGLKVVDDYVYYSSTTRMEFCRVKVNSDGTAVGDYEVIASGFLPDNFDVTSEGTAYIATDPQNSVVRISPIGQISLVAGGQLSTQMPGPTSCRLAKDGKSLYVGTSGGQVAPVLGTFQEPGKVVKITLE; this comes from the coding sequence ATGCTTACCTACCTCTCCTGGCTAGGGGCCCTTGCCGTCTTGCCCCGGGCTTTTGCATACTGGCCGCATTTGTACTTCTCCGAGGTGGCAAGTCCTTCCAGCAATAATGAGGTCAAAGTGCATGTTGAGACGCTCTACCAATTCCCCAACAATGGGTCTTGGGTATCCAATCTCGCCTTTCGTCCAGACGGTAGCCTTCTCTTCACACGTCTAGATGTGCCTGAAGTCTGGTTGGTCAACACCACCAGTGGCGACGCGTCTGTCGCCCACTCCTTCTCCAATGCGACAAGCTGCTTTGGGATCAGCgagattgaggatgatgTGTTCGCCGTGGTTATTGGAAATTTTTCCACCAAGACCTACAAACCAACCCCTGGATCGTTCTCTCTCCAGAAGTTGGATTTCAACAATGTGAACAATGGggatgagaaagaggatGACCGAATCTCAAAGCTTCCAGCAGCATCGGAAATCGCCGCGCTCCCGGATGCGCAGGCGCTGAACGGAATGACCACGCTTTCCAGGGAGTCAAATCTGGTCCTGATCGCCGACAGTCCCAAAGGAGCGGTGTGGAAAGTCCACACTAAATCGGGCAACTACTCGGTCGCTTTGAACCATCCGACCATGCTTCCAGCCGAGGGCCAGGCACTTCCTCTAGGAGTCAACGGGTTAAAAGTGGTTGACGACTATGTCTACTACTCTAGCACCACACGCATGGAGTTCTGCCGTGTCAAAGTGAACAGCGACGGAACAGCCGTGGGCGACTACGAGGTGATTGCCAGTGGCTTCTTACCGGACAACTTCGACGTGACATCGGAGGGCACGGCGTACATCGCTACAGATCCTCAGAACTCCGTCGTTCGTATCTCTCCGATCGGTCAGATCTCGCTCGTCGCCGGTGGCCAGCTCTCTACCCAAATGCCCGGTCCCACTTCTTGTCGGTTGGCCAAAGATGGGAAGTCTCTGTACGTCGGCACAAGTGGTGGACAAGTCGCCCCTGTGTTAGGGACATTCCAAGAGCCCGGGAAGGTGGTGAAGATCACACTTGAATAA